A stretch of the Corylus avellana chromosome ca6, CavTom2PMs-1.0 genome encodes the following:
- the LOC132184337 gene encoding isoamylase 3, chloroplastic, translated as MLHPLLCDSTAATKASMIPSALSSSGSSSRSCIGPSPISDTGLKFSNRAGNAPGLVSKRGDPVKHRTASVYGQRAQERVLEEEAPEVSETTPSLKIFPGQAFPLGVSEVDNGINFAIFSQHATAVTICLSLPERLDGGMMELALDPRVNKTGDIWHICIEDLPRSNVLYGYRIDGPRGWHQGHRFDSSIVLIDPYAKLVEGRRYFGDASNKFSRFLGSYDFDSLPFDWGENYELPNIPEKDLVIYEMNVRAYTMDESSGLDPKIRGSYLGLIEKIPHLLELGINAVELLPVFEFDELEFQRFPNPRDHMINTWGYSTINFFAPMSRYASDGGGPLNASREFKEMVKALHGAGIEVILDVVYNHTNEADDAHPHTTSFRGVDNKVYYMLDMNNNGQLLNFSGCGNTLNCNHPVVMELILDSLRHWVTEYHVDGFRFDLASVLCRGADGSPLNAPPIIRAIAKDAVLSRCKIVSEPWDCGGLYLVGRFPNWDRWAEWNGKYRDDIRRFIKGDSGMKGSFATRVSGSADLYKMNKRKPYHSVNFVIAHDGFTLYDLVSYNFKHNDANGEGGNDGSNDNLSWNCGLEGEVDDTSIKSLRSRQMKNFHLALMISQGTPMMLMGDEYGHTRYGNNNSYGHDTIINHFQWEQLDARRNNHFRFFSEAIKFRRTHHLFRQENFLNKDNVTWHEDNWDNYKSKFLAFTLHDNNGADIYLAFNAHDYFVRVPIIRPPGRRSWFRVVDTSLESPDDFVPDGVPGIRSTYNVAPYSSILLEAK; from the exons ATGCTCCACCCACTTCTCTGCGATTCCACCGCTGCTACTAAAGCTTCAATGATTCCTTCAGCTTTGTCTTCGAGTGGCAGTTCTTCTCGTTCTTGCATTGGACCTTCTCCTATCTCTGACACGGG attgaaatttagtaatCGAGCAGGCAATGCGCCAGGACTTGTCAGTAAG AGAGGGGACCCTGTAAAGCATAGGACAGCGAGTGTTTATGGTCAGCGTGCTCAAGAACGTGTACTTGAG GAAGAAGCTCCTGAAGTGTCTGAGACCACCCCATCATTGAAAATTTTCCCAGGTCAGGCATTTCCATTGGGTGTATCAGAAGTTGATAATGGGATCAACTTTGCTATTTTTTCACAGCATGCAACTGCTGTGACCATTTGTCTATCGCTTCCCGAGAG GCTGGATGGTGGAATGATGGAACTGGCTTTGGATCCTCGTGTGAACAAAACTGGAGACATTTGGCACATATGCATTGAG GATTTGCCTCGGAGCAATGTTCTTTATGGTTATCGCATAGATGGTCCTCGAGGTTGGCATCAAGGGCATCGATTTGACAGCAGCATTGTGCTTATAGATCCATATGCAAAGCTAGTTGAGGGTCGCCGATATTTTGGAGATGCTAGCAACAAATTTTCTAGATTTCTTGGAAGTTATGATTTTGATAGCTTACCCTTTGACTGGGGAGAGAACTATGAGCTTCCAAATATACCTGAG AAAGATCTTgttatatatgaaatgaatgtTCGTGCATATACAATGGATGAATCTAGTGGGCTGGATCCAAAAATACGTGGGAGCTACCTTGGTCTGATTGAGAAG atcCCACATCTTCTAGAGCTTGGTATCAATGCCGTGGAGTTGCTGCCTGTCTTTGAATTTGATGAGTTGGAGTTTCAGAGGTTCCCAAATCCTAGAGATCATATG ATCAATACATGGGGCTATTCAACAATAAATTTCTTTGCTCCTATGAGTCGCTATGCCAGTGATGGTGGAGGGCCACTTAATGCTTCCCGGGAGTTCAAAGAAATGGTCAAAGCCTTGCATGGTGCTGGTATAGAG GTCATTTTGGATGTTGTTTATAATCATACTAATGAGGCAGATGATGCCCACCCTCATACCACTTCATTTCGTGGCGTAGACAATAAG GTTTATTACATGCTGGATATGAACAATAATGGCCAACTGCTAAACTTCTCTGGCTGCG GAAACACATTAAACTGCAACCATCCTGTGGTCATGGAACTGATTCTTGACAGCTTAAGACATTG GGTTACTGAGTACCATGTGGATGGATTCCGCTTTGACCTTGCTAGTGTTCTTTGTCGAGGAGCAGACGGTTCTCCACTTAATGCTCCCCCGATTATTAGG GCAATTGCCAAAGATGCTGTGCTGTCAAGATGTAAGATTGTTTCAGAACCTTGGGATTGTGGAGGTCTCTATCTTGTTGGAAGATTTCCAAATTGGGATAG GTGGGCTGAGTGGAATGGTAAGTACCGTGATGACATAAGAAGATTTATCAAG GGTGACTCTGGTATGAAGGGAAGTTTTGCAACTCGGGTTTCTGGGTCTGCTGACCTTTACAAA ATGAATAAGCGCAAGCCTTATCATAGTGTCAATTTTGTTATTGCACATGATGGCTTCACACTTTATGATCTTGTTTCATACAACTTCAAG CACAATGATGCTAATGGAGAAGGTGGAAATGATGGAAGCAATGATAATTTGAGCTGGAATTGTGGTTTAGAAG GCGAAGTTGATGATACCAGTATCAAATCATTACGCTCTCGTCAAATGAAAAACTTCCATTTGGCATTAATGATCTCTCAG GGAACTCCAATGATGCTAATGGGGGATGAATATGGGCATACTCGCTATGGAAATAACAACAGTTATGGACATGATACTATTATTAACCATTTCCAGTGGGAACAG TTGGATGCACGGAGGAATAATCATTTCAGATTCTTCTCAGAGGCCATCAAATTTCGGCGAACACATCACCTATTTCGTCAGgaaaattttctcaacaaa GATAATGTGACTTGGCATGAAGACAACTGGGACAATTACAAGAGCAAATTTCTTGCATTTAC GCTTCATGACAATAATGGAGCAGACATCTATTTGGCATTCAATGCTCACGACTATTTTGTCAGAGTTCCAATAATCCGACCACCAGGAAGGAGGAGTTGGTTTCGTGTG GTGGACACTAGTCTTGAGTCTCCTGATGACTTTGTCCCAGATGGTGTCCCAGGCATTAGAAGCACCTATAATGTTGCTCCCTACTCTTCAATTCTTCTTGAAGCAAAGTGA